The sequence ATCATGGCCTCGTCGGGGCGCTGACCGCGCGATACTTCCTGTCGAAATCGACGTCGCTGTATGCGGAGATCGGGGCGGCCAACAATCACGGCCATGAGCGCCTCGGCCTGTCGATCGACAATGCGCTGTACGGCGTACCGGGTACGACAGTCGGTGCGGTTCTGGGAATCAACAAGCGGTTCTGATTGCGAGCATGGCGGGGGCGCGGTGAGCGGCAACGAGGGGTGCAGTGTCCGCATGCCTGGCTGCGACATGTCGCCACCCGACGCCCTTGCCGCATCGCTGTCATAATCCGCGCATCCGGCGGCAACCAGTGCCGCCGGATGCGCGTGCCCACCCATACCCATGTCCGACCTGTTTTCCGCTGAACCGCACCGTCCGCTGGCGGATGCGCTGCGCCCCACGTCGCTCGACGACGTGATCGGGCAGGCGCATCTGCTCGGCGCGGGCATGCCGCTGCGCCGGGCGTTCGAATCGGGCAAGCCGCATTCGATGATTTTCTGGGGGCCGCCCGGCGTCGGCAAGACGACGCTCGCGCGGCTGACCGCGCAGGCGTTCGACTGCGAGTTCGCCGCGCTGTCCGCGGTGCTCGGCGGCGTCAAGGACATTCGCGCCGTCACGGCGCGTGCGCAGCAGCTGTTCGACGAAGCCGGGCGCCGTACGATCGTGTTCGTCGACGAAATCCACCGCTTCAACGAAACGCAGCAGGGCGCGCTGCTGCCGTCCGTCACGTCCGGCGCCGTCGTGTTCATCGGCGCGACGACCGAAAACCCGAGTTTCGAAGTCAATCGCGCATTGCTTTCACGCGCACGGGTGTACGTGCTGAAACCGCTGGGCGACGACGCGTTGCGCGCGCTGTTTGTGCGTGCGCACGAGACCGCACTCGGCACGCTTTCGTTCGACGACGATGCGCTCGGCAAGCTGATCGACCAGGCGGACGGCGATGCGCGACGCTTCCTGAACCTGCTCGAACAGGTGCGGACAGCGTCAGCCTCGGCGGGGGTGACGACGATCGACGGCCGTTTCGTCGAGCACGCCACGACGAGCGGTGCGCGTCGCTTCGACAAGGGCGGCGAGCATTTCTACGATCAGATTTCGGCGCTGCACAAGTCGGTGCGCGGCTCGAACCCGGACGCCGCGCTGTATTGGCTGTGCCGGATGCTGGACGGCGGCACCGACCGCCGCTACCTCGCACGCCGGATCGTTGCGATCGCGTACGACGACATCGGGCTGGCCGACCCGACCGGGTTGCGGATCGCCGACGATGCGGCCAAGACCAGCGATCGGCTCGGCGCGCCCGAAGGCGATCTCGCGCTCGCGCAGGCCGTGCTGTATCTCGCGTGCGCGGCGAAAAGCAATGCCGGCGGGATGGCGCTGATGCAGGCGCGGGCCTTCGTGCGGCAGGACCAGCCTCGCGACGTGCCGGCGCATCTGCGTGACGTGCGTGCCGAATTGACGCAAGCGCTCGGGCATGCGTACCGGAATCCGCACGACGAGCGTGACGGCTACGCGGCAGGCGAAAGCTACCTGCCGGACGGCATGCGGGAACCGTATTGGTACGAGCCGGCACCGCGTGGTGTCGAGGCGAGGATCGCGGAGCGGCTGGACGGGTTGCGCCGGCTCGACCGGGAGGCGGGCAAGCGGCGCTGACGGGTGGTGGAAGTCGAGGCCGTGCGGGGGAGCGAGCCGGCGCTCAATGATCGGTGCAGATCTCCGCCCCGGACAGCACACCGCATTTCACGGCCGAGGTGGTACGAGAACCCGTCGCGGAGACCGGGAACGACTACTTCAGATACCGGTACGTGCCTGTTGTCTGCCCGAAGCCCGCGGCTCGCGGCGATACTGGACCACGAGCCGCGCTTTGAAGCGCGATCATACAGCCGTCAAGCGTGACGGCGCGCACCGCATTCGCCGCAGAACAGGTCGTCGGCGGCCATCGGTTTGTGGCACTGCGCGCACGCCGTGGCTGCGTCCGCGGCAGGCGATTCCGTATCCGACATTGGCAGCGATGCCGTCCCCGCTGCGCTCGCCGTGCCGGCGGCGTGCGAGTCGCGTGCTTTCGCGAGGTGATCGGCGGCGCGCTCGCGTGCCTGTTCGGCGTGGCGTTTCGCGTCCGCGACGTGCTGGCTCAGTTTCTCTTCCGTTGCGGAGAAATCGACGCCGCTGACCGTCTGCAGATAGATGAGGCACGTGCCGTTGACGAACGTCAGGAACGGAATCACGAGACCGATCGCAAACAGCAGGCCGTTGCCGAAGCCGTACGCGCCCAGATAGGCCATGCTGCGGTAGTCGAATCCGCCGCCTGCCGCATCTGCGCCAAGGCCGTAGGCGCTGGCGTGCCGGCCGAGGCCGCCCAAGCCGCCGAGCGTGCCCATCAGGCCGCCCAACGGGCTGGTGCCGGTTGCCGCCGAGATCGACGACGCGATCGCGGCGCCCGTGCCGAGAATGCCGAACACGATTGCGGACAGGACGCCGACGAGCAGCAGCAGCCCGAACATCCGGACGATCACGCCAAGCAACTGGCGGCGGCCGATCTGCAGCAGGCGGGCGGCGGTCTGCAGCGTCGAGTTGCCTTGCCAGATGGCGGGCGCAGCGAGCGGATAGCCGACGTACCCCATGCCGGCGAAGATCGCGCCCGCGACGATCGCCGCGACCGGATACGCGATCGCGTACAGCAGCGGGCCGACGCCCGGAATCTTGCAAACAAGGAACACGATCAGCAGCGCGAGCAGCAGCAGTATCCAGCCGGCCACGAGCAGCACGCCGATGCCGAGGAGGCGGTGGACGCTGAACGTCGCCTGCAGCAGCGCATCGACGAATCCGACCGACTCGGCCTGCGCATCGCGCATCAGCACGATGCCGACCGCGGAATAGCCGATCAGCGAGACAGCGAAGGTCGCGATGATGAACAGCAGGCCGAGCACGGGGCTGTGACCGAGTACCTGGATCGTGAGCATGCCCATCAGCATGCTGGCGACGAGCGCGAAAGCGGACATCGCGAGTGCGCGCCAGTTCGTGACGGCCTCGGCGGCGCGCAGCAGACCGAACTTCCCCGACACGGGGGCTTGATCGAGTGTTGACATCGTTGAATCTCCTTGCAGGTGCGGGCCGGTCAGTGTGCGGCGGGGGCATCGAGCAGCGCGACGACGGTGACGCCGTCGACCTGCGCGAGCTGGATGCTGGATTGCCGGGTCGAGCCCGGCTTGCCGTTCAGGTAGACCTGGCTTTTCAGCGTGTACGTGCCTTGCGGTGCTCCGGACGGCAGCTTCAGCGTGAAGCTGTTGTCGAATTCGCCGCTGCCCGGCGTCGCGTTGACGACCTTCTCGCCGCGCTTGAACTGCTCGCCCGACGGCGCGTAGACGGTCACGACTTCCTTGACTTCCTGAACGGGCTCGTTCGTGCCGGATACCGCGCGAATTTGCGAGGCCAGCTTGATCGGCTCGCCGGTCTTGACGGCGGAGCGCGGCGTCACGACCGTCGTGTAGGCATCGATCTTCGCGTAGGGCGGCAGGTTGTTGCGGTTGCTCGCGCGGTAATCGCGATCGACTTCGGCTGCCGTCTTCGTCTGCCGCGTCGCGACTTCGATCACGGCGCACGCGGCGAGCCCGGCGACCGCGCCGCCGATCGCACCCTTGGTGCCGCCGATCAGCGCGCCGACCAGCGCGCCGCCGGCGCCGAGCGCGGTACAGCGCAGCACGGATTCGGACGAGATCCCGCCGGTGCCGTTCTGGGTGGCGCAGCCGCTGGCGAGCAAGGTAACCGCGCAGGCCGCGGCGAGGGTTTTCTGGATTGTCATGTCGGTCTTCTCCGGCGCTTCATTCAAGTGTGCTGTTGTTGCGCAGTGCATCCATCTGCCGCGCCTTTGCCTTGTCGATGAGCGTCTTTGCCGGACGGTTGCCGGGCTCGATCGCAAGGACACTCTCCGCGGTCGCGATGGCCTTGTCGTACTGGCCGCGCGACAGATCTCCCTGCGCGCGTTTCAGCAGGCCGTCGACGGCGGGTGCGGCAGGGTTGGCCGCCGTGGACGGGCGGACAGGCGGTGTCGGATGCGGTTTGCTGCGCGGTACCTCCGCCACGGCGGTGGGTGCGGTCGGCGAGGGCGTGTCGTCCTGCAGTTTCGCGAAGGGCGACGGCTGCTGCGCGTTCGCGGATGCTGGCGGCGCGTTCGACGCCGGTGGCGTCGCGGGCACCGGAGCCGTCGCGATGTTCGTGACGACGGCCGGCCCCGAGGCAGGCGAGGTCATGGCTGCGGCGGCAGTGGCCGTATCGATCGGCGCGGACGCCGGTGCGTCGGTCGGCATCGTCGCAACGACCGCGCCGGCGGTGACGGAACCCGATCCTGTGACGCCCGATGCGGCGTCGGCCGTGAAGGCAGGAATCGTGGATGCGGCGACCGGTTCGGGCGTTGCAGGTGCGCTCGCCTGGCGGCCGTGCCACCAGAATGCGCCGCCCGCGCAGGCGATGGCGACTGCGACGCCGGCTGCGATGATCTTGAGTTTTGCCGACGTATCGTCGATTGTCGTCGCGGTCTGCGAAATCGGCCGGGGCACCACGCCGGATGCCGGGCGCATGGGTTCGGCCGACGCCGACGTTACATCGGCATCTGAAGCGTCGTGAGGTTTGAGAACCGCTTCGACGCCGTTTGTTTCGTCATCGACGAGTGCTGCTTCGATGTTCGCCGATGCACCGGCTGCCGCGGGCTGGGCATCCGTGATGACAGGCGAGACATGCGACGCAGCGACCGCGTCGCCGCGATGGTCTGCCGCTGTCATGTGCGCGGCGGTTGCCGCAGCGTCGTGCGATTGCAACGGGGCGTTTGCACGATCCGATACCGTGTCTGCGGTGTTCACCACCAGCGATTCGACACTGATGTCCGTTTGCGTATCCTGAGCGTCGACGGCGCCGTGTGCCGGCTCGTGAGCGGATTCCACAGCCCCGTATGCGGGTTGCCATGCCGGCTCGACCGGCGGCGCGGGCACCTCGACCTCGATCGCCCCGGCGTCATCGGCCGATGCGACGGGCGTCCCGCATTTGTTGCAGAAACGCTGGTTCGGCGTCAGAACGGCGTGGCAGCTCCGGCACGGTGCGCCGGCCGCTTCGGTCCGGATGGCCGCAACCGGTGTTCCGCATTGCTTGCAGAACTTGAGCCCGCCGGGCAGATCGGTTCCACAGTGGGTACACGCAGTCATAATAAGTAATCCTCTTCTTTTGATCGATCGACGTGACGTCGCCGTGCGGGCATGCACACGTTTGTCCGAATCGCGGGATGGCGGCGTATCGACGCGTGCTATGAAGGCGAGCGACGCGGCGCGGGCCGTTCAGCGCGGGATATCAGTCGGAATGGGCTCGGCCGCGCGGGAAGTGTCGGCGTAGAGAAGAAGAGATCCGGCCGACGTGAATTGGCACGTGCGGCCCAACGGATCCGGATGCCCCGGTATTGAATGGCGAGTTCAAGCTTTCCCCGTTTCAGTCGCCAGATTGAGTCCGGCTGACTGTTTTCATTATTTCGATTGATAATACAAATGGTCTTCTGCCGCGGATATTACACTGAAATTACGGGGCTTTGCCATCCGCAAGGGGCGTGACAGAGCGCGTTTTCGCGTGCAAACCCGATCGAACGCGCCGTGCGCACCGTCATCGGCCTGGGGCGTATTCATCGCCGCGACCCCTGCTTGCCGTGGCGCTCAAGGTCTCGCCGGCACACTCTGGCACCCGATCGTGGCCGGTGTCGTGCCACACGCTGCCATCTCTTGAACCGTTGGTTCGGCGCTCGCACGGCAACTGAGGCGTCCATTCCATGCGCTGACTTACCCGGTTCATCGGACCGTGGCCCTGGTCGGGCAAATGTCTACCTGCCTTTTAAAGCAGGCAGCGTGTCCTTCACGCAGTACGCCGCCGAGCAAATCTGTCGAGTT comes from Burkholderia lata and encodes:
- a CDS encoding replication-associated recombination protein A translates to MSDLFSAEPHRPLADALRPTSLDDVIGQAHLLGAGMPLRRAFESGKPHSMIFWGPPGVGKTTLARLTAQAFDCEFAALSAVLGGVKDIRAVTARAQQLFDEAGRRTIVFVDEIHRFNETQQGALLPSVTSGAVVFIGATTENPSFEVNRALLSRARVYVLKPLGDDALRALFVRAHETALGTLSFDDDALGKLIDQADGDARRFLNLLEQVRTASASAGVTTIDGRFVEHATTSGARRFDKGGEHFYDQISALHKSVRGSNPDAALYWLCRMLDGGTDRRYLARRIVAIAYDDIGLADPTGLRIADDAAKTSDRLGAPEGDLALAQAVLYLACAAKSNAGGMALMQARAFVRQDQPRDVPAHLRDVRAELTQALGHAYRNPHDERDGYAAGESYLPDGMREPYWYEPAPRGVEARIAERLDGLRRLDREAGKRR
- a CDS encoding zinc ribbon domain-containing protein, coding for MTACTHCGTDLPGGLKFCKQCGTPVAAIRTEAAGAPCRSCHAVLTPNQRFCNKCGTPVASADDAGAIEVEVPAPPVEPAWQPAYGAVESAHEPAHGAVDAQDTQTDISVESLVVNTADTVSDRANAPLQSHDAAATAAHMTAADHRGDAVAASHVSPVITDAQPAAAGASANIEAALVDDETNGVEAVLKPHDASDADVTSASAEPMRPASGVVPRPISQTATTIDDTSAKLKIIAAGVAVAIACAGGAFWWHGRQASAPATPEPVAASTIPAFTADAASGVTGSGSVTAGAVVATMPTDAPASAPIDTATAAAAMTSPASGPAVVTNIATAPVPATPPASNAPPASANAQQPSPFAKLQDDTPSPTAPTAVAEVPRSKPHPTPPVRPSTAANPAAPAVDGLLKRAQGDLSRGQYDKAIATAESVLAIEPGNRPAKTLIDKAKARQMDALRNNSTLE